In Salinarimonas sp., a genomic segment contains:
- a CDS encoding nuclear transport factor 2 family protein yields the protein MDAVRSEYEAAFNAGEAGRLAGLYAENAIVLPPDYAVVETREGVESYLAELLDQRRATDLAITSIEDRQIDGAYLDVGTYEMTVAGPSGQDVRVGGDYASLVEQVEGEWFITRHVMNLDMPR from the coding sequence ATGGACGCGGTGAGGTCGGAATACGAGGCGGCCTTCAACGCCGGCGAAGCCGGGCGGCTCGCTGGGCTCTATGCCGAGAACGCGATCGTCCTGCCGCCGGACTACGCCGTCGTCGAGACTCGCGAAGGCGTCGAGAGCTACCTCGCGGAACTGCTGGACCAGCGCCGAGCGACCGACCTGGCCATCACGAGCATCGAGGATCGGCAGATCGACGGAGCCTATCTCGACGTGGGAACCTACGAGATGACGGTCGCCGGGCCGAGCGGCCAGGACGTACGGGTCGGCGGCGACTATGCCTCCCTCGTCGAGCAGGTCGAGGGAGAGTGGTTCATCACCCGCCACGTCATGAACCTGGACATGCCGCGCTGA
- a CDS encoding TRAP transporter substrate-binding protein: MTRKSTLLALVAGAALLAGGTAQAETWRMAHKMPADSIEGRIFQAVADRIADKTGGEITVEVYPNEQLGKDDAILEQLQLGTVHMYPEGSSYLQKWVPEMKFVSAPFLFEDRQHWARFMATDLVEGWHQAIEDEAGITVIGDSTKMVRGPYRVMVSAKPIESLDDISGLKLRLHPDELAAAAWRHLGAEVRTLAWTEVYESLGRGIVEAVNSPVALVEPMRFYEVAPHITRHDEYPQGLAFMANAAAWNGLDEETRGQIIEAYDEVAAEFAAETDRVAEESLARMGEEGVTYSMIDTGPFVARMAELYRQMDAEGSLPEGFLQAVDASRPAN, from the coding sequence ATGACCCGCAAGAGCACGCTTCTCGCGCTCGTGGCCGGCGCCGCATTGCTCGCCGGCGGCACGGCGCAGGCGGAAACCTGGCGCATGGCGCACAAGATGCCCGCGGATTCGATCGAGGGCCGCATCTTCCAGGCCGTCGCCGACCGCATCGCCGACAAGACCGGCGGCGAGATTACCGTCGAGGTCTACCCCAACGAGCAGCTGGGGAAGGACGACGCCATCCTCGAGCAGCTGCAGCTCGGCACCGTGCACATGTACCCGGAAGGCTCCTCCTACCTGCAGAAGTGGGTGCCGGAGATGAAGTTCGTCAGCGCGCCCTTCCTGTTCGAGGATCGGCAGCACTGGGCCCGCTTCATGGCGACGGATCTCGTCGAGGGCTGGCACCAGGCCATCGAGGACGAGGCGGGGATCACCGTGATCGGCGACTCGACCAAGATGGTGCGCGGGCCTTACCGCGTGATGGTCTCCGCCAAGCCCATCGAGAGCCTCGACGACATCTCCGGCCTGAAGCTGCGCCTGCATCCGGACGAGCTCGCGGCGGCCGCCTGGCGGCATCTCGGCGCGGAGGTGCGCACCCTGGCCTGGACGGAGGTCTACGAGTCCCTCGGCCGCGGCATCGTCGAGGCGGTGAACAGCCCCGTCGCGCTCGTCGAGCCGATGCGCTTCTACGAGGTCGCGCCGCACATCACCCGCCACGACGAGTATCCCCAGGGCCTCGCCTTCATGGCGAACGCGGCCGCCTGGAACGGGCTCGACGAGGAGACGCGCGGCCAGATCATCGAGGCCTACGACGAGGTCGCGGCGGAATTCGCGGCGGAGACCGATCGCGTCGCCGAGGAGTCGCTCGCGCGGATGGGCGAGGAGGGCGTGACCTACTCGATGATCGACACCGGCCCGTTCGTCGCCCGCATGGCCGAGCTCTATCGTCAGATGGACGCCGAGGGATCGCTCCCCGAGGGCTTCCTGCAGGCCGTCGACGCCTCGCGCCCTGCGAACTGA
- the hutX gene encoding heme utilization cystosolic carrier protein HutX, translated as MSADETRRATLLEAIRETLAERPDGVLERVAEAHGAPLQTVVEALPEPERVFVPGERFAEIWASLGTWGEVLFLMHARTVVLEVVGRLAPGTVARGWFNVHGDSPIGGHIRADLCRAIYLVDRPFHGRRSCSVQFFDEAGGSMFKAFVRRGPDRTLDPAQLAAFEALRERLSAE; from the coding sequence ATGAGCGCGGACGAGACCCGGCGCGCGACGCTGCTCGAGGCGATCCGCGAGACGCTCGCCGAGCGGCCCGACGGCGTTCTGGAGCGCGTCGCCGAGGCCCACGGCGCGCCGCTGCAGACGGTCGTCGAGGCGTTGCCGGAACCCGAGCGCGTCTTCGTTCCGGGCGAGCGATTCGCCGAGATCTGGGCGAGCCTCGGGACGTGGGGCGAGGTGCTGTTCCTCATGCACGCTCGGACCGTCGTGCTCGAGGTCGTCGGGCGCCTTGCGCCCGGCACGGTCGCGCGCGGCTGGTTCAACGTCCACGGCGACAGCCCGATCGGCGGGCACATCCGGGCCGATCTGTGCCGGGCGATCTACCTCGTCGACCGCCCCTTCCACGGCCGCCGCTCCTGCTCGGTGCAGTTCTTCGACGAGGCGGGCGGGTCGATGTTCAAGGCCTTCGTCCGGCGCGGGCCGGACCGTACGCTCGATCCGGCCCAGCTCGCCGCCTTCGAGGCGCTGCGCGAGAGGCTTTCGGCCGAGTAG
- a CDS encoding carbon-nitrogen hydrolase family protein, with product MRVAVVQMNSRGDKAANLDAARRHVDQAAQDKPDLVVLPEYWACLGDGPAEFHASAERFPDGEAYSTMAELARTHGITVHGGSIVEKDGDAYYNTSLVFDPQGREIARYRKIHLFDVDVPGGVSHRESETISRGRDIVTYSCGGYTIGCSICYDLRFPELFRALRDRGADLIVLPAAFTLMTGKDHWEVLLRARAIETQTHVLASGQIGTHAGGRKACYGHSMIIDPWGHVVAQVGDHPGHAVARVDAEYQARVRQNVPVADHHVL from the coding sequence ATGAGAGTCGCCGTCGTTCAGATGAATTCTCGAGGAGACAAAGCCGCGAACCTCGACGCGGCTCGACGGCACGTCGACCAGGCGGCTCAAGACAAGCCGGATCTCGTGGTGCTGCCCGAATACTGGGCCTGCCTCGGGGACGGCCCGGCCGAGTTCCACGCCAGCGCCGAGCGCTTTCCGGACGGCGAGGCCTATTCCACCATGGCCGAGCTCGCCCGCACCCACGGGATCACCGTGCACGGCGGCAGCATCGTGGAGAAGGACGGCGACGCCTACTACAACACCAGCCTCGTCTTCGACCCCCAGGGCCGCGAGATCGCGCGCTACCGCAAGATCCACCTCTTCGACGTCGACGTGCCCGGCGGCGTCAGCCATCGCGAGAGCGAGACGATCTCGCGCGGCCGCGACATCGTCACCTATTCCTGCGGCGGCTATACGATCGGCTGCTCGATCTGCTACGACCTGCGCTTCCCGGAGCTGTTCCGCGCCCTGCGCGATCGCGGCGCCGACCTCATCGTGCTGCCGGCGGCCTTCACGCTGATGACCGGCAAGGACCATTGGGAGGTCCTGCTGCGGGCGCGCGCCATCGAGACGCAGACGCACGTTCTCGCCAGCGGCCAGATCGGGACGCATGCCGGCGGCCGCAAGGCCTGCTACGGCCACAGCATGATCATCGATCCCTGGGGCCACGTCGTCGCCCAGGTCGGCGACCATCCGGGCCACGCCGTCGCGCGCGTCGATGCCGAATACCAGGCCCGCGTTCGCCAGAACGTCCCTGTCGCCGATCACCACGTTCTGTGA
- a CDS encoding DUF1194 domain-containing protein yields the protein MTRTIAATLLAAALVLADPTARAQDRDPDVAFVDLELVFAADGSGSIDDDELYFQRRSWGEALASEDVLSAIAQGMLGSIAVAYVEWGGPSSQVLVVDWRVIDGPESARAFADELMAAPRGAFGWNSISNAIDFSVRLVEENAIEGTRRIIDVTADSGNRGGRPLAAARADALAAGFTINGLAISRPGGRPGLAGGMTLEDYFARELIGGPGAFVEIADARRPFEVAARRKLLTEIAGASDAPRRFAETHRRYSGRSEPSTMSEDRRTAPAWPEAPPSEPVERPW from the coding sequence GTGACGAGGACGATCGCCGCCACCCTGCTCGCCGCCGCCCTCGTGCTCGCAGACCCGACAGCGCGGGCGCAGGATCGGGACCCGGACGTCGCGTTCGTCGACCTCGAGCTCGTCTTCGCCGCCGATGGATCGGGCTCGATCGACGACGACGAGCTTTACTTCCAACGGCGGAGCTGGGGGGAGGCGCTCGCGAGCGAGGACGTGCTCTCGGCCATCGCGCAGGGCATGCTCGGCTCCATCGCGGTCGCCTACGTGGAATGGGGCGGGCCGAGCTCACAGGTGCTCGTCGTCGACTGGCGGGTCATCGACGGGCCAGAGAGCGCGCGCGCCTTCGCCGACGAGCTGATGGCCGCGCCGCGCGGCGCCTTCGGCTGGAACTCGATCTCCAACGCCATCGACTTCTCGGTGCGGCTCGTCGAGGAGAACGCCATCGAGGGCACGCGGCGCATCATCGACGTGACCGCGGACAGCGGAAACCGCGGCGGGCGTCCGCTCGCCGCAGCGCGCGCCGACGCGCTCGCCGCGGGCTTCACCATCAACGGGCTCGCCATATCCCGGCCCGGCGGGCGCCCGGGCCTCGCCGGCGGCATGACGCTGGAGGACTACTTCGCGCGCGAGCTGATCGGCGGGCCGGGCGCTTTCGTCGAGATCGCCGACGCGCGCCGGCCCTTCGAGGTCGCCGCGCGCCGCAAGCTCCTCACCGAGATCGCCGGTGCATCCGATGCCCCGCGCAGGTTCGCCGAGACGCACCGGCGCTATTCCGGACGATCCGAACCCTCAACGATGTCCGAAGATCGCCGAACTGCTCCGGCTTGGCCGGAGGCTCCACCCTCCGAGCCGGTGGAGCGGCCATGGTAG
- a CDS encoding LysR family transcriptional regulator, giving the protein MNLTFLETFVWVAHLRSFTLASERMHATQAAVSSRIASLERDLGVKLFIREPRDVRLTPEGERALAHAERMLRCSKEFYRDVAAGDGLRGTARIGVIDTISHTWLIDFIRRSRETHPRIDLELVADTSLRLADMLVAGEIDLALIMGPVGGPEIVDIDLCTYASAWVASPALGLHGRRLDIGDLVRHAIVSFPRCSQPHQAMMRYFSRFPEGETTFYSTNSLATIIRMTADGIGVAAIPPTVVRRELERGELVRLDVRQPFPPLGFQATYRDGPASHLPAALADLAREVAREFCAAQEPSLAW; this is encoded by the coding sequence ATGAACCTGACCTTCCTCGAGACCTTCGTCTGGGTCGCTCACCTGCGCAGCTTCACGTTGGCGTCGGAGCGCATGCACGCGACACAAGCGGCTGTCTCCTCTCGGATCGCCTCGCTGGAGCGCGATCTCGGGGTGAAGCTCTTCATCCGAGAGCCCCGCGACGTCCGGCTCACGCCGGAGGGCGAGCGGGCGCTCGCGCATGCCGAGCGCATGCTGCGCTGCTCGAAGGAGTTCTACCGCGATGTGGCGGCCGGCGACGGGCTGCGCGGCACCGCACGGATCGGCGTCATCGACACGATCTCGCACACCTGGCTCATCGACTTCATCCGTCGCTCGCGGGAGACTCATCCGAGGATCGACCTCGAGCTCGTCGCCGACACGAGCCTGAGGCTCGCCGACATGCTCGTCGCCGGCGAGATCGATCTGGCGCTCATCATGGGGCCGGTCGGCGGGCCGGAGATCGTCGACATCGACCTATGCACCTACGCTTCCGCCTGGGTGGCCTCGCCCGCGCTTGGCCTGCACGGACGCCGCCTCGACATCGGTGACCTCGTCCGGCATGCGATCGTGTCCTTCCCGCGCTGCTCGCAGCCGCACCAGGCGATGATGCGCTACTTCAGCCGCTTTCCGGAAGGCGAGACGACCTTCTACTCGACGAACTCGCTCGCAACGATCATTCGAATGACCGCCGACGGGATCGGGGTCGCGGCGATTCCGCCGACGGTGGTGCGCCGGGAGCTCGAGCGCGGAGAGCTGGTGCGGCTCGATGTGCGCCAGCCCTTCCCGCCGCTCGGCTTCCAGGCGACCTACAGGGACGGCCCCGCCTCACACCTGCCTGCCGCCCTCGCCGACCTCGCCCGGGAAGTGGCGCGGGAGTTCTGCGCGGCCCAGGAACCGTCTCTCGCCTGGTGA
- a CDS encoding DUF305 domain-containing protein: MIPQERPAAPTLTALLATLATLAFAGPAQAHVKWFAPYIVDAPPREIGATLGNVWFWAGIALVVAFFLAARLVERAAVGETVLSAMDRASDPLHRRLDDFVRVCIGAFFVAVFAVGGVYLTPDLQTPNEWVSWTQLAIAACVFSRKTMPIAAVGILALWIVALTDYAFFHLLDYLALGLGVAGYLVLASSSNESLRERRFETLRWAVAIALMWSSLEKFAYPDWFYPLVEERPYLTFGLPRDVFIPMAGVAEFTLGFGLIWTPLVRRLSALALLVIFTAAVYPFGRIDLVGHALIMAVLVAIAADRERHPHFLPALKRRLAGVPTGLAAALVVMIGGYWGTHFAIYGEDYRAAAGPASAERMTHAPNAEHPHGAVAPLEPQPLDADATGSIAPGVDPASALFAEANRRMHEAMTIDPSGDIAVDFVRGMIPHHVGAVAMAEIALAHGEDPEILALAREIVAHQEEEIRLMRDWLERRGVEAAAMPGEPGHDGHAQEGHLREGDARGGHAHE, encoded by the coding sequence GTGATCCCACAGGAAAGGCCCGCAGCCCCCACGCTCACCGCCCTCCTCGCCACCCTGGCGACGCTCGCTTTCGCGGGGCCGGCGCAGGCGCACGTGAAGTGGTTCGCTCCCTACATCGTCGATGCGCCGCCCCGGGAGATCGGCGCCACGCTGGGGAACGTCTGGTTCTGGGCCGGCATCGCGCTCGTCGTCGCGTTCTTCCTCGCGGCCCGCCTCGTCGAGCGCGCCGCCGTCGGCGAGACCGTCCTTTCGGCCATGGACCGGGCGAGCGATCCCCTGCACCGCCGGCTCGACGACTTCGTGCGCGTGTGCATCGGCGCCTTCTTCGTCGCGGTCTTCGCGGTGGGCGGCGTCTACCTGACGCCCGATCTCCAGACGCCGAACGAATGGGTGTCGTGGACGCAGCTCGCCATCGCCGCCTGCGTCTTCTCGCGCAAGACCATGCCGATCGCGGCGGTGGGCATCCTCGCGCTCTGGATCGTCGCGCTGACGGACTACGCCTTCTTCCACCTGCTCGACTATCTCGCGCTCGGCCTCGGGGTCGCCGGCTATCTCGTGCTGGCCTCCTCCTCGAACGAGAGCCTGCGGGAGCGCCGCTTCGAGACGCTGCGCTGGGCGGTGGCGATCGCGCTGATGTGGTCGAGCCTCGAGAAGTTCGCCTATCCCGACTGGTTCTACCCCCTCGTCGAGGAGCGCCCCTACCTCACCTTCGGCCTGCCGCGGGACGTCTTCATCCCGATGGCGGGCGTCGCGGAGTTCACGCTGGGCTTCGGCCTGATCTGGACGCCGCTCGTGCGGCGGCTCTCGGCGCTGGCGCTCCTCGTGATCTTCACCGCCGCCGTCTATCCGTTCGGGCGCATCGATCTCGTGGGGCATGCCCTGATCATGGCCGTGCTCGTCGCCATCGCCGCCGACCGGGAGCGCCATCCGCACTTCCTGCCCGCGCTCAAGCGCCGGCTCGCGGGCGTGCCGACGGGGCTCGCCGCCGCGCTCGTCGTCATGATCGGCGGGTACTGGGGCACCCACTTCGCCATCTACGGCGAGGACTACCGCGCGGCCGCCGGGCCGGCCTCGGCCGAGCGCATGACGCACGCGCCCAACGCCGAGCATCCGCACGGCGCCGTCGCCCCGCTGGAGCCGCAGCCCCTCGACGCGGACGCGACCGGCTCCATCGCGCCCGGCGTCGATCCCGCGAGCGCCCTCTTCGCGGAGGCGAACCGGCGGATGCACGAGGCGATGACGATCGACCCGAGCGGGGACATCGCGGTCGATTTCGTCCGCGGCATGATCCCGCATCACGTCGGCGCCGTCGCCATGGCCGAGATCGCGCTCGCCCACGGCGAGGATCCCGAGATCCTGGCGCTCGCGCGCGAGATCGTGGCGCACCAGGAGGAGGAGATCCGGCTGATGCGGGACTGGCTCGAGCGCCGGGGCGTCGAGGCGGCGGCGATGCCGGGCGAGCCCGGTCACGACGGGCATGCGCAAGAAGGACATCTGCGCGAGGGCGATGCGCGCGGCGGCCACGCGCACGAGTGA
- a CDS encoding TRAP transporter large permease: protein MTAVALFAAFLALIALRTPITMAIGIAVLGALVAAGFANTLWIVPMKVLEGAGNASLLAIPFFVLTGNLMNAIGITERIFNLANALVGHFRAGLAQVNVLASVLLAGGTGAAVADIAGLGAVEIKAMRKRGYKPAFAAAITAVSAIVAPFIPPSVPLVVYAFLSNTSVARMFLAGIVPGLLVAIALMIFNRILAIRVEFPRQERARPREIWRQTLSGATALVAPAIIMGGILTGTTTASEAGVLASGYVLLLGAIFRTLTWEALTKALTETVLITSMIMIIIGFAGSMGWLLAIEQIPQDLARGIPSRVESIGMFLLVVSVTVLLLGCFIDGITIKLLLVPILLPLVDAYGIDRVHFGIVLQMSLILGIATPPLGIGLYVTSRIAQTPIEDIVRAVLPFFIPLLVVLACLAAFPQLSLFLPDLLMGPK from the coding sequence ATGACCGCGGTCGCGCTCTTCGCCGCCTTCCTCGCGCTGATCGCGCTGCGCACCCCGATCACCATGGCGATTGGCATCGCCGTTTTGGGCGCGCTCGTCGCCGCCGGCTTCGCGAACACGCTCTGGATCGTGCCGATGAAGGTGCTGGAGGGCGCCGGCAACGCCTCGCTGCTCGCGATTCCCTTCTTCGTGCTCACCGGCAACCTGATGAACGCCATCGGGATCACCGAGCGCATCTTCAACCTGGCGAACGCACTCGTCGGCCATTTCCGCGCCGGTCTGGCGCAGGTGAACGTCCTCGCCTCGGTCCTGCTCGCCGGCGGCACCGGCGCGGCGGTGGCCGACATCGCCGGGCTCGGCGCCGTCGAGATCAAGGCGATGCGCAAGCGCGGCTACAAGCCCGCCTTCGCCGCGGCGATCACCGCCGTCTCGGCCATCGTCGCGCCCTTCATCCCGCCCTCGGTCCCCCTCGTCGTCTACGCCTTCCTGTCGAATACGTCGGTCGCGCGCATGTTCCTCGCCGGCATCGTGCCGGGGTTGCTGGTCGCGATCGCGCTGATGATCTTCAACCGGATCCTGGCGATCCGGGTGGAGTTCCCCCGGCAGGAACGGGCGCGCCCGCGCGAGATCTGGCGGCAGACACTCTCGGGCGCCACGGCGCTCGTCGCTCCGGCGATCATCATGGGCGGCATCCTCACCGGGACGACCACAGCCTCCGAGGCGGGCGTGCTGGCCTCCGGCTACGTCCTGCTGCTCGGCGCGATCTTTCGTACGCTGACCTGGGAGGCGCTGACGAAGGCGCTGACGGAGACCGTGCTGATCACCTCGATGATCATGATCATCATCGGGTTCGCGGGCTCCATGGGCTGGCTGCTCGCCATCGAGCAGATCCCGCAGGATCTGGCGCGCGGCATCCCGAGCCGGGTCGAGTCGATCGGAATGTTCCTCCTCGTCGTGTCCGTCACCGTGCTTTTGCTCGGGTGCTTCATCGACGGGATCACGATCAAGCTCCTGCTCGTGCCGATACTGCTGCCGCTGGTCGACGCCTACGGCATCGACCGGGTTCACTTCGGCATCGTGCTGCAGATGTCGCTGATCCTCGGCATCGCGACGCCGCCGCTCGGGATCGGGCTCTATGTTACCTCCAGGATCGCGCAGACTCCGATCGAGGATATCGTCCGGGCGGTGCTGCCGTTCTTCATTCCGCTACTCGTCGTTCTCGCCTGCCTCGCGGCCTTCCCGCAGCTGAGTCTCTTCCTGCCCGACCTGCTGATGGGTCCGAAATGA
- a CDS encoding TRAP transporter small permease has protein sequence MWRLLDRGLAAADRIFLAAANGLLFAMLAINLANILSRLVLDLGIIWVFPWTGVLFVWTIFLGFFCIYRRGQDVAVDVLVRRLPGRARASVRVLVDLLALGLLGTILAQAPTLIPRQVGVIDLVGIQRYWLSIPLFVSCFLIACQFLLDLRDAVRALANPERAALEARDADRARAPREVRP, from the coding sequence ATGTGGCGGCTCCTCGACCGGGGCCTCGCGGCCGCCGACAGGATCTTCCTGGCGGCGGCCAACGGCCTTCTCTTCGCCATGCTGGCGATCAACCTCGCCAATATTCTCTCGCGGCTCGTCCTCGACCTTGGGATCATCTGGGTGTTTCCGTGGACGGGCGTGCTCTTCGTCTGGACGATCTTTCTCGGCTTCTTCTGCATCTATCGTCGGGGCCAGGACGTCGCGGTCGACGTGCTGGTGCGGCGCCTGCCCGGACGCGCGCGGGCGAGCGTGCGCGTCCTCGTCGACCTGCTTGCGCTCGGCCTTCTCGGGACGATCCTCGCCCAGGCGCCGACGCTGATCCCGCGCCAGGTCGGCGTGATCGACCTCGTCGGGATCCAGCGCTACTGGCTGTCGATCCCGCTCTTCGTCTCCTGCTTCCTCATCGCCTGCCAGTTCCTGCTCGACCTGCGCGACGCCGTCCGCGCGCTCGCGAACCCCGAGCGCGCCGCGCTCGAGGCGCGTGACGCCGATCGGGCCCGCGCGCCGCGGGAGGTCCGCCCATGA
- a CDS encoding antibiotic biosynthesis monooxygenase: MFIAMNRFRVAKGRETDFEAVWSSRKTRLDEMAGFVAFDLLRGPEREDHTLYASHTVWTDRASFEAWTRSEQFRDSHRNAGQNKGLYLGHPEFEGFQSVLGETAPGVTAAAEEPAG; this comes from the coding sequence ATGTTCATCGCCATGAACCGCTTCAGGGTCGCCAAGGGACGCGAGACGGATTTCGAGGCCGTCTGGTCGAGCCGCAAGACCCGGCTCGACGAGATGGCGGGCTTCGTCGCCTTCGACCTGCTGCGCGGGCCGGAGCGCGAGGATCACACGCTCTACGCCTCGCACACGGTCTGGACCGACCGCGCCAGCTTCGAGGCCTGGACCCGCTCCGAGCAGTTCCGCGATTCGCACCGCAACGCCGGCCAGAACAAGGGCCTCTATCTCGGGCATCCCGAGTTCGAGGGCTTCCAGAGCGTGCTGGGCGAGACGGCGCCGGGCGTGACCGCCGCGGCCGAGGAGCCGGCGGGCTGA
- a CDS encoding RraA family protein, producing MFEIRDLPRQIEPRLVRLLEQVETATVGHFLHSQFADSALRGVLPETRVAGTAVTLRIPGADSTLLHHALALVRPGDFLVIDRAGDARHACWGGVVTNAAKLAGVVGAVIDGPATDFNEIRRCEMPIWCRGPSPITTKLLGLEGAMNVPVSVGGCAVEPGDAVLADESGVLFLKPGQIETVAERAIGMQERELTLLERLRAGEKLPEISGATAKVMAAR from the coding sequence GTGTTCGAGATCAGAGACCTTCCCCGCCAGATCGAGCCCCGTCTCGTGCGCCTGCTCGAGCAGGTGGAGACCGCGACCGTCGGGCATTTCCTGCACAGCCAGTTCGCGGACTCGGCGCTGCGCGGCGTGCTGCCGGAGACGCGCGTCGCCGGCACCGCGGTGACGCTGCGCATCCCCGGAGCGGATTCGACGCTGCTGCACCATGCGCTGGCGCTGGTGCGCCCGGGCGACTTCCTCGTCATCGATCGCGCCGGCGACGCGAGGCACGCCTGCTGGGGCGGCGTCGTTACCAACGCGGCGAAGCTCGCGGGTGTCGTCGGCGCGGTGATCGACGGTCCGGCGACGGACTTCAACGAGATCCGCCGCTGCGAGATGCCGATCTGGTGTCGCGGTCCGTCGCCGATCACGACGAAGCTGCTCGGCCTCGAAGGCGCGATGAACGTGCCTGTGAGCGTCGGCGGTTGCGCGGTGGAGCCCGGCGACGCCGTGCTCGCCGACGAGAGCGGGGTGCTCTTCCTCAAGCCCGGCCAGATCGAGACCGTGGCCGAGCGGGCGATCGGCATGCAGGAGCGCGAGCTCACGCTGCTCGAGCGCCTACGCGCCGGCGAGAAGCTGCCGGAAATTTCGGGCGCCACGGCCAAGGTCATGGCCGCGCGCTGA